The segment TCTGTGTAGAAAGAGCTGGTGCACTACCACTTTCTGTCCTCGTTCTTTACCTCCAGTACTTGTTACCGACAAAGAAGTACGTTTTCCCAGTTTCTTCCTCAGACACAGCAGCATCGATGCTCGTCACAGTTCTGGGGAAGCCGAAGGATTTGTGGATGTTCCTGGGGTATCCATACAGCATATCCTGCCCCCGGACAGCCCAGTACTTATCACCTGCCAATCaaaaaacagagatgaaaataCTTATCCAGGGCGCCAGAAGATGGTAGGCTGATTTCCAGCTAAGTTCTCAGCCACACAGGCCGGAGCAGCGTCTCACCTGTGCGTTAGAACCATCTGGGGAGGTTTTTCAAGATGCCTAAGCTAATTTTGTAACCAAGGTCTATTAGAtcagtatgttttttaaatatctgcatCTGCAGCAAGCTTGGAAATGGCCCAAGCGTTCATCGCGCCACCTCCGTGACACCAGGCTCGCTTCTGCGGTTTCCCCTCGACTCTGAAAGTTCCCGCCAATGGCTTCCCAAAGGCCAGAGTGTTGTAATGACTCACAGTCTGTAAGGACTTGCAGCCTTTGTCAGCAAAAACCATTGCATCTGGCTAGAATACAGTTCCAAACACTCATTTATGCTGTGTCCAGATCTATATATTTAGACTTAAAAAGCCCCATGTCACCTAACACTGGTCTTCCACCTTGAAGCCAGGATTATTCTCATTGCACAGATATGCTCATTTACCCCTTATGAAAAAGCAGCTTGAAACTTTGTGCATCTGACATCctacttaaggggcgcctggggggctcagttggttgaacatcggactctggattttggctcaagtcatgatcccagtgttgtgagatcgagccctgcattgggtctgtgctgagcctggagcctgcttaagaatctctcttcctctgccctgctccccttctcacatacacacaccctctctaaaaattaaataactaaattaaattaattgatttcCTATTTAATTTCATGATCTGAGGGATAGAAAGCCGGTTTCCAAGTTTTCTGTCCGGCTAAACTGCATTCGATCCTTTGCCTTGAGTGTATGACCGGGTCAAGTACTTTAATGTTTGCGTATATTGTTTGCAGAAATAGTGATGTTGGCCACAGTGTCTTCAAAGCCAGGAGCCCATCATTGGATTATGTTTCATTCTGATAGAATCAAAGAAGCTTGTTACATTCAATTCATGATGATTCAGGACTTCTCATCCCTTAATGTACATGGCAGCTGAAGGACGTGGACAGACCTTGAGGATGTCAGGCTAAGCGAGAGTCTGTGGTCTTAACAGACTCCCCAGGGATGTCCACGATACCTCCCCCTCCCTTCATGTGTCTGTGCTATCCTCTAACTTTGGCCTCAGTCTCTCCTTTTCATTCCTGAGCACCTCCAGGGGAGATTTGTAAAGAGCCCcacacagaaaacattttcaaaattccagGTTCATAAACCAGCACAACACGGATACCTGTAGTCACATGCTCTTTATGGAAAACAACTCAGAGCTGCACTGTATCGTTCTTAGTTACGGTGATGAGCTCCCACCGGTGTGAGAAGCGAGATCGTCAGATTTCCCGAAGTGCGTGGAGAGAAAGTAGCTACAACTGTCTTCTATCTCAGCCCCAAAGCGGATGAAACATTAATCCACGGAACGGAACCATCGCGGAAACATTACCTTTGAAAAACCGTATTTCGTCTCTCTCTGCAGCTTCGTAAGCTGCCTCAAGTCCATTTGGCAGGTTTggccagaaaatagaaatgaaattctgCTCAACGTCCGGGGAGTAGTGGCTTATGCGCATGTAGAACCTGATggttaaaaagtaaagaaatttgaGCTAATGGGGAGCAAGCGTGGGCTGACATCTAAGGGAGTTTACTGCCGGCCAAGCGGGTCCTGGTGAATGTTGAACGTCCGTCGTCCGGGCTGGGGCCCGGGCGGCGGTGGGGAAGCCTGGCCCGTGGTGTCCACTCCCTTGCACGGTGACAGCACCACGGCAGAGTCCTGGGGCTTCCCAGGAGCGCACTGGTAAGTCCAGAGCATTGCTGCCGTCCACGCACGTCCGGCACAAACAACCTCAGGAACCTGGGCAGTCGACTGCAGTAGAGTGACTACACAACCATCCGTGTCACTTATCTTTAGTGGCTTTGGTATTAATATGATTTAAGTTACTCAAATAATGGCTGTGATTGACAACCAGCTTGCACCAATTCCGTCTGACAGCTGGCATCGGAGCCGCGAGGAGCCTGTGGCAGAACACAGCCACATCCATGCCCCTGCCAGCCCAGGCCCTTTCCCCCGTCACGCCTTTCCTCACAAGACCCTACGAGAGTGTGCTGCTCGCACCTCACAGAGGAGAGAcaggagtcagggaggggaagggaggtgtCTAAGGCAAAGGTCAAGTTTAAACTCAGAGCTGGCCGCCGGTCCCGTCGTCCCCTTAGGCTGGTGGCTCACACCGTCGGTCCTACAGTCCGCAGGGACTGGGTGATGGAAAAGCATAGACTGTAACGCGGCCGCAGAAGAAGGGTCCGGACCGCAGGCCACGGGGAACGATGGGCCCGGCAGTCAGGAGCCCAAGTGGTGGTCCGGCCCCACCTCTGCCTGGCGGTGAGGCCCTCCAGCCTCCCACAGCTTCCTCCTTGGTGCCACTTAAATGACAAAGGACACAGGTAGAGGAGTTCCTGCAAATCCTAGACTTGCTCCTGTTCCTTGAAGAAATCCCTCAAACGCTTGCTTTGCTAGGGGTGTCCTGCTCCATTCAGAGCTTTCCTTTAAAGCCAGCTGCTTCCTTAGCTTTCAGCCACACCCTCTATGGTTTGCATGCAGCCTTATCTATAGGGGAGAAGAGGGTGGAAAGCATTTGGGACCAACACCCTGCCTTCTGGGGTGGATGCGACCACAGAGCAGTCAAACAGCACGGGCACGACTCCAGCAAGAGCGGCTGAGAAGTGAGCCCATCAAAGCACCCCTACTTTCTGTGCCAAAGCCCTGGTCCTTCCTCAGGGCGGTTCTTTCTGTGGACTGCATCGTTCAAAAAAGGACTATGTTATAAATTTACACGCTCCTTTAGGAATCGGGATGACACAGAGAGCGGGCCTATTCCTTGGGAGGGAGCCCTGGATGTTTTGAGGCCACACACCGTACTGGGGGGGTCCAGGACCCTGCTGTGAGGAGAGAAGCATGTCGTGACCCCACATATGTGCTCGAGGGAGGGCTCTCGTGAACTCTTGGGGATTTTCCCCACAACGGCTCCTGTCCTTCCCTAGGTCTCTGGGGATCGCAGGCTTTGGGGGGGCATCTTTACTAGGATAGAGGGGTGACATTTAAGGGTGGCTACAAAACCCCCATCAGCATAACGGTGCTGTGGAAACCACTGGCTTCTCCTACCAAAGTGCTAACGTGAATCTCATCACGAGAGTGGGCATTAACGAAGAGAGCTCGTCAGTAGGAGCCAGAAGCTCAGTTGCTTCTCTGTCACCACTCCGTGCGCCGAAAggatctctttccttctctctgccttactTTACTGATCTGCAAAATGGGACtatatttcctgaattttctacttcaatgttgttgttttttttttttctgagccccAAACAACAGAACGCATGTGGGGGGAGAAGTTGTCATAAGTTCATCACATTGTGCCAATGTATGTAGTTGCTTGCACTTAATCAAAATTCTCATTATGCATGTAAGCGTAAGACAAATAACATGTGGGGCAGAGTATAGCGCATGGGTTCCCCTAGTCATGAGTGTTGTTGTGGTTACAGACACAAAACACAAAGAGGAACTGATGTCCTACCTGTCTTTAAAGAACATCACTTCTCCCCGAATCGTGGTGATTGCGTCAAAGGTTAGCTTGCTGTCACACGGTTGTGGGGTTTGGGGGCCTGTTGGAGGGATGGGATTCTGGGAGGGTCCTAAAGGAGAAAGAGATCTGCAGTTAGTTCTGCTGGAAAGCTGCATGAACCACAAAGCCAGCTTCTTAAAGGTCCCCACTGACGGCCTCTCTAACGGCCCCTCGTCCCCAGTGTTGTTCTGTACACTCACCATATATGGCCTGGATGCCATCGATGTCATCCTGAGACAGCTGGACGTCACCACTGTAGATGTAGTTGGGGTACATCAGAGCCCCAATATCAGTCGAGTGAGAGAGTCCGAGGGAATGACCCAACTCATGAGCGGCCACGCGATACAAGTTGAAATCTAAAAGTTCCAATAGACCCTGTTGGCAATTCTTTGAAGGGTGTTCGTAGTGGAAAAAGACATACTTCTACTAATGCACCTTTTCAGTTAAGCCAACCGGTATTACAATGAactgaggaggggtgggggatcAAGAGAGACAGGATTAGCTGGCTCACCCCTGAAGTCGTTGGTCCACCTTTCGTCTTCATCGAAATGGACATCTCCGCCAAGATTTGGGCCTGGTTGGAAAGCATGAGCGAGGTTCCCTCCAGGTCCATCGAAGGGAGAATTGTCATAGTGATCTGCCAGAAACAGAATTCAACAGGTGTCCCTCTTGGTTCTAACTCCGGCTAACCCAGGAGGGTCAGCTTTGCTGAGAGGGCAACAGATTCCCACCCAGTGTGGCATAGTCCCTCCTTCAGCCTGTAAAAGCAACACTCCTCTTGAGCAAGGTCCTCCAGCAGCTGAAGGGATCTAGGGTCAAGGCAAAGGGAAGGTGAGAAGAGTTTCCTGCTACAAGAAGGGCTTACCTCCCCACACAAAGGATAGCATTATGTCCGCTTGACCCTCAGAGACCTTGGTGAAGGTCAGGGGTGAGACATCACTCCAGAGTTGAAAGGCTTTCTCAATGGCACGGTCCACCTCTGCTCTTGGCAGATCTGGTGTGTAGTTTTCAATCCTTGAcgtgaaataaaacagagacatGTCAGACCTCCTCTGTCATGGCTCTGATGGGGAATAGAGTCCTCGCTCTGGTGCCCGTTCTGGTTACCTGTAGGTCAGGTCTGTGTGCTCCCATCGAGGGTTCCCCTCAGTGAGGACATAGGGAGCCACGTCGGGCACCCCACACCTGGCCTGCTGCATCACGTGCAGGGTCTCGGCATCTGGCCGCCCAGTCACCTTCAGCCCAAAGAATTTCTGCATTTCCTTCAGCTTCTCAACCACTGGGCTATGGTTTCTCTGCTTTACCATTTTCTTCCCGTCGTCCTTCAGATTGTAGTAGTTTTCCAGGTATTTCTGATGAAAGATAAAGGTACTGAAACCACCAGATGAgaactttctcttctctgaagatTGACAATATGAAGTTTTCATAGAAGTGGAGAGCCACTTTTAAAGATTGTGCTTGGATTTCAGGGTCCTTGTTATTGGTGGAAACTAATCTCAGAGTAGGAATCTCCCGACCTCTCAATAGCATGAAGTCAGAATTACAATTGGCTCCTTTAGTTCCCTCCaactggaaaagggaaaagaatctgTTCTGGGGAGAGGACCCTTCCCACCACAAGTTTCTCTTTGTAAGAAACCCAccctttatttattaataaataaagctCATTTCTTAAGCCCCTTTATGCTACTACTGCTTCTCTATAAAGCCATGGGAAAATGCAGATAAAGGCTCTTCGTTTCTGGCATGTGAAATTCAGCATTTACCTGGACCATCTCCACATCTTTCTCTTGTGTGTCTGAGGTCACTGCTGGGAAACCATGGGAACCCACGtcccagagcagcagcagcagcagcagcagaggaaGACTGGCCATGCTGACCTTGGCTTTTCTTCTCTGGTGATGGCCTCTGATGCTCTCCACCTGCCTGCTGTTGAAGTACCTCAACTAGGAAAAGCTCCCTCTTTATATAGTCTGTGTTTCCAGAAAGCTGAAGGCTGGCTGGCTCACATTGCGTAACATCCTCTTTGATTAGTGATGAATACCTCCGGCAATTATCAGAAACGGTGACGCCACACAGATTATTTGGATCCACTCGGTGTCGCAACCTTATGATTAATATCAAACAGTCCGTGTGTGTGAAGGAGACACATTGGTTTTCTCCAGTTCCTGTCTGTCCTTTTTGAACAGGGCCTTGTCAGAGATCGTAGAGTAAGTATTCCATGATCATGTGAAAAGGTAGGCTTTGCTACCTTTTGCCTTTGCCAAACTGTCTAGAATACTATTTCCATAGCCCACGGTCTCCGTCTTTACGTGGGCCCAGGATTTGAGAACCTTGGCTCAGAAGCCCTCGTCCACAGGTCTGGTGAGATAACTCCCACCCTGTGCAGACACTGCCCATTGGCATCATGGGAGAAATATGACCCTTCTCTGAAACCTGTCACAATGTACcagaggaggcaggggctggccAAAGACCAAGTCTTATTGTCTTATTTTGAGTCTTctggcgcagagagagagagagcgaagtGGGGTTCACCTGATGGGTCGGGGGCGTGGGTCTCAAGCTCATCACCTGCtagactcgaactcatgaaccgtgagatcatgccctcagCCGAAGTCCgatacttaacggactgagccacctgtggCCCCTCTGCCGTCTTATTTTTAATCAGCCTCGTTCCCGTTGATGCGAGCACATGCTCGTTAGGGCTGGGCTGCAATTATTCTGTCATGTATGCATTCGTTCACGTATCtttgcattcattcatccacatGATCGTATTCAGCATCTTCTGGGCACCAGTTCCCACGGGAGGGAGTTAATTAGTAAACAGACATTGTATGAGATATCTTAAGGTGGCTTTAACCGAGGTCCATACAACGCTGCTCAGATTAGATTTACCAGGAAGTGCCAGGATGCACGAGACTATAGAGCTGGTCCAACCCTAAATTTCCTAACGTTCACTAACCCTCCTATCTCTATCATAGTTTTTGCCAAATCTTAGTGCCACCTGGAgtattacttttgtatttttccttaagTTACAGTTTGCCTCATTATAGGCTATCATGTCTGTAAAAACCATCGTTTAATGGTTCTTAGTTTTGTATGCatattgaaataaatacatgGCTATGTCATGCAAACGTTCATTTGTGTGTCCATGTGGGAATACGTGTCTTGGGGGCTATCCTTCTGGCCCTTGGCGACAACAGCTGATCTAAGTCCGTGGATTCCTCTGCTCACACCCCAGCCTCGTTCCTCCAAAGTGTTTAATGAGATACGAAGCTGAGAAACACCTGTGTCCTCTTTTCCCCTCCAGCACCTGATGGTGCCCCTGCCTTTCCCACCCCGGCAGGACAGCTTTCTCTGGACTTTTCTCACCGTACCAACTTCTGTTTTCCTCGCCACGCTAAGAACAACACCTTGTGTATAAATATCGCTTCAATATCTTTTGGACTGACGTGAAAGGGCTCATTTTCTCCCGAATTACCTAGCCACAACTTCCTCATAAGTGGACTagtatgtgagttcaagaccGTGAGAGGAACTGGAAGAAGTTCTCACCAAGGTCAAAGCCGCTCCTTCTCATGGGCATCAGATGAAGGGCAGGGCTGAGACCAAAGAACACCAACGGTTGAACTGACTTCAGTACAGGCAAGGAAAATACTGGAAGAAGCTTTTATGTCAGAGGCTGTGTGCACAAAGTCAAGGGATAGCACATCCCCCCTGGCTCCTAGGGAATCTGGTCAGTGTGAAGAGGATGCACCCCACCCTCCGGGCCAGTGAGAAGCAAGGGTCACGAGGTTAACTCGAGAGCATGTGACCTTCTGGGATTGGGCAAGGCATTACAAAGATATCACCCAGGACGAGTCTCATGAAATATTCGATGTGGCGAGAGCTTACGTACCCTATGGTCTACAGGTTTTCCCACTTTTGTAAATGACAGTCTCCTTTAAACAAAATCCCTTTTGGGAAATCTGAGGGACACAGAGCCTCACCTGCCTCACTCCCACCTGGTCCCCTGTCTCCTCTCCACTAGCAAAGTCCCGACGTCTGTGCCACAGGGAGGATCCAGTGGAACGAAGTTGAAAAACCACGGGTCTAGCCCAGCACTCTGGTCTTCCCCACAAGACCCTGGGCAGCAGGGAGGTTGCCCACAGGCCCACGGTCATGACTCTgaagggacaggggtggggggaggacctGGTCGGAGGAAGCACATAGAGCTGAGACTCAACCTTCTGCTCCTGGTCTGGGTGCAGAGCTCCCGATGTAAAAGCCGTGTTTTTCCCTCCAACTTCAGGAATGCTGACGTGGATCGGACACTGGTCACTTAAAATAGCTTTTTGTTACATCTCTTCCCAAAATAACAACGAGTTTTAAATTAAGTTTCAGTTCAGCAGACAGCTTCAAAGACTCATGGTGTCCTGAATCTTGAAATTTCCAGTTAGGTATTCACAGCAGAACACATGAGCTCCTTGGCTAGTGCCGGCATGTGAGAGATTTGAAAGTGGAGAGGAAAACATACAAATTGGGACCAGAAAGCTGGGGACTAAATCCTACCCAAAGCCTAGCAATGCCGAAACTTTGTATAGTTTCCAAGAAGCTCAAGACATGCTAGAATTCTAGTGCTTTTCAggtctgaatgtttttttttttttttttttttcctctgggagcTTCTTTTTCCCCCATAATCCCCTTTCGGATGTAGTTTTGTGGAAATGATTCCTCCATTGTGTATCCCCCGGGGGGCGTGGCAGATTTAGGAGGGCTTTTGAGAGTGTGACCACATCAGCTGACTCTCGACTATTTACAAACAGGCAAATTATTTCCAAGGTTTTCTCGGTCACTTCATGCTGCTCTGTGCAAGGACTCAAGCATGTTTGTGTCTTTGCATATGAAGTTGAGTCTTGGAATATCCCTCTTGCTTCGTATTTTTTATGCTTGGAAATTCAGcctctttcattttataattaaatttgagtctcattttttttttaattttttttcaacgtttatttgtttttgggacagagagagacagagcatgaatgggggaggggcagagagagagggagacacagaatcggaaacaggctccaggctccgagccatcagcccagagcccgacgcggggctcgaactcacggagcgcgagatcgtgacctggctgaagtcagacgcttaaccgactgcgccacccaggcgcccctcatttttttttttctagttttttgctCCTACAGGTCTTGAAGTGACCTTTAGCCAGAggtttaatgttttaataatttttgtttcgGGAGTGACATGAGGGAAAGCTTTGCCCCGATCCGTATCTTCTCCCTCCCCGTGGCCACATGGTGGCTTCACGGACAATCACTTTGCGTGTGCCAGACATCTGACAGACACGTTGCACCTGTTGGTTCCTTCAGACGTCATGGTTTCCTTCCGGGTAGAAATGATGGACGCATCAACCTGGAGGCACTTACTGTCACGAGTCTGTGCAACTCCAGTCCACCAACCTCCACGGTGCTCTGTCGCCAGATAAGTCACACACGCTCTGGGTATGGAGACTTGGCCTCCCTAACGGAGAAATGCTGTGAGACACCAGGCCGGATCTGTTACTTGTGTCATGTCTATGTTAACGTCTCCATGCCACCACCCAATCCCTCAGGCCTGAGAGAATCTTAATTGATCCCCGCAGACCTCTTCATATGCTTGACGCTGGGATGCATTTCTTTGTTCTCATAGGAAATTATTGCTGAAAAGCCGGCGATGTGGCACCATCCCTCTTTGCTGAAGCTGATGTTATGGTTCCCCTCCATGGTTTGGGGAAAGGAAACTAGGGATGTTCCCAGGCCATACAGCTTTCGAAAGGGGAGAATGTGTACAGATATGGTGACCAGGGCATAAAGGTGTTTAGAGAAATAGTTTCCAAAGAGAAGAGCCAGAAGCCCTTAGAAGCCTCTATCCTACAAGCTACGCAACAGAGCATTGGGGTGCTTTCTTCCCTGTCCTTGGAGATCAGCCCGAGATCACAGAGCCCCTCAAATCCCCCGGAGTCCTCTGCCCTCTGCCAAGGTTGCAAAAGCAAGCCTACATCGTCATTTAGACCGCGGGGTTAGCACAGTCTCCGTATAAAAGGGGACCAGtgtgttttgcatattttatatatatgtgtagatatatattGATCTTCATGACTCGGTATCTATAAATATGCAAACCTGTATAACTTTATATACACAGAtatacttagcacagtgcctgcaaaagaatatatacatacaattctATAGACAATAGATGTCATAGGATAATATATTGGGATGTAAAATTGCATTTTTTGTCTCATAGTTTGCCCTGACCTTGCCAAGAGCTCTGTATGCCCTAGTTCACAGGTGTCTTCAGGACTGCAATCAAAAGCGACTTGATCGAAGGCAAGATCTCTTTCCAACTGTGGAAAAACCTGAGAACACTTGGGGGAGGTTATGACAGGCATCTTTGGCGAAGAGGGGAAAGGAACCAGTTTTGAGGGAAGCGTGAGACAGAACAGCAGTTTCCTTAAACGGGAAAAGGGAACGTTTGGTCAGTTCCAGCAGGCGTAAAGACCCACGCTTGGCTTCCAGCACCCTGGaagctgctggggtgggggcgggtggccACAGGGAGGCTGGATGCTTCCACACTTTGGAGATGGAAACACACATCACCTCCTCCGAGGCACCAGTATGTGGCTGTCCGTTTCCAAGATCAAAGTGCATTTCGACACCGGCGTTTGCTCACACAACAGTGGCTTCCTACTGTAGGAAGCGTGGACGGTCCCCTTGTATTTGGGGAGGGTATGGATAAGAGAACTTTCTTTCAGGTCCCCTCCAAAAGGTGTGGTAGAAAAAGCACAGCATTTTGACTCAAACGACATGGGTTTGAATCACAGTTGAGCAATCTTGGATgttatcatctgcaaaaagaaattataatgcctagcccttttttttttctttttacgaTGTGATTGAACAGGCAGGTACTTTGTAAATTGAATGACTGCATATGGTAATTATCATTACCTCCTGACCTTTGAGAGTATCTGCACCATCAGGTACTACCTAGTGATACGAGTTAACCAGGGTTCACAGACCCGAAACCCATTTTCTGGGTCTGCAGTTAGTATTTTCTTGAAATACGAAGATCGATTTGCCTTTAGAATATTAACCAAAATGTATGCGTGCATTACAAACTCGATTTACTCCCACCGACTGATGTTCCAGGCGGCTTGATCACAAACGTAGACTTATAATAGATGTACACAGACACAGAACAC is part of the Felis catus isolate Fca126 chromosome D1, F.catus_Fca126_mat1.0, whole genome shotgun sequence genome and harbors:
- the MMP1 gene encoding interstitial collagenase; its protein translation is MASLPLLLLLLLLWDVGSHGFPAVTSDTQEKDVEMVQKYLENYYNLKDDGKKMVKQRNHSPVVEKLKEMQKFFGLKVTGRPDAETLHVMQQARCGVPDVAPYVLTEGNPRWEHTDLTYRIENYTPDLPRAEVDRAIEKAFQLWSDVSPLTFTKVSEGQADIMLSFVWGDHYDNSPFDGPGGNLAHAFQPGPNLGGDVHFDEDERWTNDFRDFNLYRVAAHELGHSLGLSHSTDIGALMYPNYIYSGDVQLSQDDIDGIQAIYGPSQNPIPPTGPQTPQPCDSKLTFDAITTIRGEVMFFKDRFYMRISHYSPDVEQNFISIFWPNLPNGLEAAYEAAERDEIRFFKGDKYWAVRGQDMLYGYPRNIHKSFGFPRTVTSIDAAVSEEETGKTYFFVGNKYWRYDEYKQSMDAGYPKMIADDFPGIESKVDAVFQKDGFFYFFHGTRQYEFDPKTKRVLSLKKANSWFNCRNY